Proteins found in one Nocardia brasiliensis ATCC 700358 genomic segment:
- a CDS encoding DUF3151 domain-containing protein, with protein MTSFGDLLGPQPVLLPEISDAEDALLEGTDPVRVAADHPAASIAWAYLAEAALTRGEAQDEPINHDIVAAYAFARTGYHRGLDLLRRNGWKGFGPVPWSHEPNRGFLRSVGALARAAKVVGETEEYARCLDLLEDCDPRAAAELGLD; from the coding sequence ATGACCTCGTTCGGTGATCTGCTAGGCCCGCAACCGGTACTCCTCCCCGAAATCTCCGACGCGGAAGACGCGTTGCTCGAAGGCACCGATCCGGTGCGTGTCGCCGCCGACCATCCGGCGGCCTCGATCGCCTGGGCCTATCTGGCCGAGGCCGCGCTCACCAGGGGTGAAGCCCAGGACGAGCCGATCAATCACGACATCGTCGCCGCCTACGCGTTCGCCCGCACCGGCTACCACCGCGGCCTCGACCTGTTGCGGCGTAATGGCTGGAAGGGTTTCGGCCCGGTGCCGTGGAGCCACGAGCCCAACCGCGGCTTCCTGCGCAGCGTCGGCGCGCTGGCCCGCGCGGCCAAGGTGGTCGGTGAGACCGAGGAGTACGCGCGCTGCCTGGACCTGCTCGAAGATTGCGATCCCCGCGCGGCGGCTGAGCTGGGCCTGGACTGA